One Canis aureus isolate CA01 chromosome 35, VMU_Caureus_v.1.0, whole genome shotgun sequence genomic region harbors:
- the CASR gene encoding extracellular calcium-sensing receptor: MAFHSCSLILLAITWCTSAYGPDQRAQKKGDIILGGLFPIHFGVAAKDQDLKSRPESVECIRYNFRGFRWLQAMIFAIEEINSSPALLPNMTLGYRIFDTCNTVSKALEATLSFVAQNKIDSLNLDEFCNCSEHIPSTIAVVGATGSGISTAVANLLGLFYIPQVSYASSSRLLSNKNQFKSFLRTIPNDEHQATAMADIIEYFRWNWVGTIAADDDYGRPGIEKFREEAEERDICIDFSELISQYSDEEEIQQVVEVIQNSTAKVIVVFSSGPDLEPLIKEIVRRNITGRIWLASEAWASSSLIAMPEYFHVVGGTIGFALKAGQIPGFREFLQKVHPRKSVHNGFAKEFWEETFNCHLQEGAKGPLSMDTFLRGHEEGGGRISNSSTAFRPLCTGDENISSVETPYMDYTHLRISYNVYLAVYSIAHALQDIYTCLPGRGLFTNGSCADIKKVEAWQVLKHLRHLNFTNNMGEQVTFDECGDLMGNYSIINWHLSPEDGSIVFKEVGYYNVYAKKGERLFINEEKILWSGFSREMPFSNCSRDCLAGTRKGIIEGEPTCCFECVECPDGEYSDETDASACDKCPDDFWSNENHTSCIAKEIEFLSWTEPFGIALTLFAVLGIFLTAFVLGVFIKFRNTPIVKATNRELSYLLLFSLLCCFSSSLFFIGEPQDWTCRLRQPAFGISFVLCISCILVKTNRVLLVFEAKIPTSFHRKWWGLNLQFLLVFLCTFMQIVICVIWLYTAPPSSYRNHELEDEIIFITCHEGSLMALGFLIGYTCLLAAICFFFAFKSRKLPENFNEAKFITFSMLIFFIVWISFIPAYASTYGKFVSAVEVIAILAASFGLLACIFFNKVYIILFKPSRNTIEEVRCSTAAHAFKVAARATLRRSNVSRKRSGSLGGSTGSTPSSSISSKSNSEDPFPQPERQKQQQPLALTQREQQPPQPLTLPPQPQPRCKQKVIFGSGTVTFSLSFDEPQKSAAAPRNSTLQHSLEAQRSPEPPARPQALLPPQGGDTDAELPAQEPGLQGPGGADRRPEMRDPEELSPALVVSSSQSFVISGGGSTVTENILHS, from the exons ATGGCATTTCACAGCTGCTCTTTGATCCTCTTGGCAATCACCTGGTGCACTTCTGCCTATGGGCCTGACCAACGAGCCCAGAAGAAAGGGGACATTATCCTTGGGGGGCTCTTTCCTATTCATTTTGGAGTAGCAGCCAAAGATCAAGATCTAAAGTCAAGGCCGGAGTCTGTGGAATGTATCAG gTACAATTTCCGCGGGTTTCGTTGGTTACAAGCAATGATATTTGCCATCGAGGAAATAAACAGCAGCCCAGCCCTTCTTCCCAACATGACACTGGGATACAGAATATTTGACACTTGCAACACCGTTTCTAAAGCCTTGGAGGCCACTCTGAGTTTTGTGGCACAGAATAAAATTGATTCTCTGAACCTTGACGAGTTCTGCAACTGCTCAGAGCATATCCCCTCTACTATCGCTGTGGTGGGAGCAACTGGCTCGGGCATCTCCACGGCTGTGGCAAACCTGCTGGGCCTCTTCTACATCCCCCAG GTCAGCTATGCctcctccagcagactcctcagCAATAAGAATCAGTTCAAGTCCTTCCTCCGTACCATCCCCAATGATGAACACCAGGCCACTGCCATGGCAGACATTATTGAGTATTTCCGCTGGAACTGGGTGGGCACCATTGCAGCTGATGATGACTACGGCCGGCCAGGGATTGAGAAGTTCcgagaggaagcagaggagagggacatCTGCATCGACTTCAGTGAACTCATCTCCCAGTACTCTGATGAGGAAGAGATTCAGCAAGTGGTAGAGGTGATCCAGAATTCCACAGCCAAAGTCATTGTTGTTTTCTCCAGTGGCCCAGACCTTGAACCCCTCATCAAGGAGATCGTCCGGCGAAATATCACAGGAAGGATTTGGCTGGCCAGTGAGGCCTGGGCCAGCTCTTCCTTGATTGCCATGCCCGAGTACTTCCATGTGGTTGGAGGTACCATTGGATTCGCTTTGAAGGCTGGGCAGATCCCAGGTTTCCGGGAATTCCTGCAGAAAGTCCATCCCAGAAAGTCTGTCCACAACGGTTTTGCCAAGGAGTTTTGGGAAGAAACATTTAACTGCCACCTCCAAGAAGGTGCTAAAGGGCCTTTATCCATGGACACTTTCCTGAGAGGCCACGAAGAAGGTGGTGGCAGGATAAGCAACAGCTCCACTGCCTTCCGACCTCTTTGCACAGGAGATGAGAACATCAGTAGTGTGGAGACCCCTTATATGGATTATACACACTTACGGATATCCTACAATGTCTACTTAGCAGTCTATTCCATTGCTCATGCCCTGCAAGATATATATACGTGCTTACCTGGGAGAGGGCTCTTCACCAACGGTTCCTGTGCTGATATTAAGAAGGTTGAGGCTTGGCAG GTCTTGAAGCACCTACGGCACCTAAACTTTACCAACAATATGGGGGAGCAAGTGACTTTCGATGAATGTGGTGACCTGATGGGGAACTATTCCATCATCAACTGGCACCTCTCTCCAGAGGATGGCTCCATAGTGTTTAAGGAAGTCGGATATTACAATGTCTATGCCAAGAAAGGAGAAAGACTCTTCATCAATGAGGAGAAAATCCTGTGGAGTGGGTTCTCCAGGGAG ATGCCATTTTCCAACTGCAGCCGAGACTGCCTGGCAGGGACCAGGAAAGGAATCATTGAGGGGGAGCCTACCTGCTGCTTTGAGTGTGTGGAGTGCCCCGACGGGGAGTACAGTGATGAAACAG ATGCAAGTGCCTGTGACAAGTGCCCCGATGACTTCTGGTCCAATGAAAACCACACTTCGTGCATTGCCAAAGAGATTGAGTTTCTGTCCTGGACAGAGCCCTTTGGGATTGCACTCACCCTCTTTGCTGTGCTGGGCATTTTCCTGACAGCTTTCGTGCTGGGGGTCTTCATCAAGTTCCGTAACACGCCCATCGTCAAGGCCACCAACCGAGAGCTCTCgtacctcctcctcttctccttgctGTGCTGCTTCTCCAGCTCCCTGTTCTTCATTGGCGAGCCCCAGGACTGGACCTGCCGCCTGCGCCAGCCGGCCTTTGGCATCAGCTTCGTGCTCTGCATATCATGCATCCTGGTGAAAACCAACCGTGTCCTCCTGGTGTTTGAGGCCAAGATCCCCACAAGCTTCCACCGCAAGTGGTGGGGGCTCAACCTGCAGTTCCTGCTGGTCTTCCTCTGCACCTTCATGCAGATTGTCATCTGTGTGATCTGGCTCTACACGGCGCCTCCCTCCAGCTACCGCAACCATGAGCTGGAGGACGAGATCATCTTCATCACATGCCACGAGGGCTCCCTGATGGCCCTGGGCTTCCTGATTGGCTACACCTGCCTGCTGGCTGCCATCTGCTTCTTCTTTGCCTTCAAGTCCCGGAAGCTGCCGGAGAACTTCAACGAGGCCAAGTTCATCACCTTCAGCATGCTCATCTTCTTCATCGTCTGGATCTCCTTCATTCCAGCCTACGCCAGCACCTACGGCAAGTTTGTCTCTGCCGTGGAAGTGATTGCCATCCTGGCCGCCAGCTTTGGCCTGCTGGCCTGCATCTTCTTCAACAAGGTGTACATCATCCTCTTCAAGCCGTCCCGCAACACCATCGAGGAGGTGCGCTGCAGCACCGCGGCTCACGCTTTCAAGGTCGCGGCCCGGGCCACGCTGCGCCGCAGCAACGTCTCCCGCAAGCGGTccggcagcctggggggctccaCGGGCTCCACGCCCTCCTCCTCCATCAGCAGCAAGAGCAACAGTGAAGACCCCTTCCCGCAGCCCgagaggcagaagcagcagcagcccctggcCCTGACCCAGCGGGAGCAGCAGCCGCCGCAGCCCTTGACCTTGCCGCCGCAGCCGCAGCCCAGGTGCAAGCAGAAGGTCATCTTCGGCAGTGGCACCGTCACCTTCTCGCTGAGCTTTGACGAGCCGCAGAAGAGCGCCGCGGCCCCCCGCAATTCCACGCTGCAGCACTCCCTGGAGGCCCAGCGGAGCCCCGAGCCCCCCGCCAGACCCCAGGCGTTACTGCCGCCGCAGGGCGGAGACACAGACGCGGAGCTGCCGGCCCAGGAGCCGGGCCTGCAGGGCCCCGGGGGTGCGGACCGCCGCCCGGAGATGCGAGACCCCGAAGAGCTGTCCCCAGCCCTGGTGGTGTCCAGCTCACAAAGCTTTGTCATCAGCGGCGGAGGCAGCACGGTCACGGAAAACATACTGCATTCGTAA